The genome window AACGTCGCCATTCCATTGTGGGCTTCGACGGCTGCGGCGATGATCGGCATCGCGAGCGCCGACCCCGTACCCTCGCCGAGGCGCAGGCTCAGGTCCAGTAGCGGATTCCCGCCCATCCAGTCGAGCAGGACGCCATGCCCCGGCTCGCGTGACCGGTGCGAGAAGAATGCGTACTCCTTCACCAGAGGCTGGATTTTCCAGGCGATGGCGAACGCCGCGGTCGTGATGAACCCATCGACGAGGATCGCCATCCGGCGAGCGGCGGCTTCGAGACAAAATCCCGCGAGGGCGGCCATCTCCAGGCCTCCGACGCACTCGAGAACGCGCAGCGGCTCCTCGGAAGAGAGCTCATGAAGCTCGAGGGCCCGGGTGACGACATCCGTCTTCGTACGAATGCCGCTCTCGTCGAGCCCGGTGCCGGATCCCGTGACCTCGACGGGTCGCGCGCCGGTCAAGGCAGCGGAGACCGCGCTCGCCGCGGTCGTGTTGCCGATACCCATCTCCCCGAGCCCGGCGAGCACGACCCCTTCGTTGCTGGCCTGGTGCGCCTTCTCCGCGCCTTTCGCCAGTGCCGCCTCGAG of Vicinamibacteria bacterium contains these proteins:
- the cobT gene encoding nicotinate-nucleotide--dimethylbenzimidazole phosphoribosyltransferase, translated to MVAIEPVSEVYADRARERQLQLTKPQGSLGRLEEIAVRLAAIQRREDPVSRDRCIFVFAADHGVTEEGVSAYPSRVTRQMLWNFASGGAAINALARVAEARVDVVDVGVGSGTRNFTRKRAMSRGELEAALAKGAEKAHQASNEGVVLAGLGEMGIGNTTAASAVSAALTGARPVEVTGSGTGLDESGIRTKTDVVTRALELHELSSEEPLRVLECVGGLEMAALAGFCLEAAARRMAILVDGFITTAAFAIAWKIQPLVKEYAFFSHRSREPGHGVLLDWMGGNPLLDLSLRLGEGTGSALAMPIIAAAVEAHNGMATFESAGVSGRT